Proteins co-encoded in one Flavobacterium sp. M31R6 genomic window:
- a CDS encoding T9SS type A sorting domain-containing protein: MRKIFLLMILILAIKGYGQTYTLNLHVYVTKGDASVNSNVGGNVYTFTNPNNYGSQDYPNLTTIKGNSFTFSLTTNSGSCSQNLSVTKSLLELLRDNFTLQSCSTGSGYAGNFYPYSLIPNGITIKNRNSTTEVCSGEQLELDANSTNIFPSEVYHWQYSLDNKTYWYDVPATKNNSPSTKFSINDFLGSNIHNYFDKIIYFRLGYGQNKQFTTPLGITFKPCAPIITKIIYEKPQCQGDPITKLNIVFDRKLDDTKGEILSLISVKNTISNPLPINTTALMQVIDQTYPENTNTYVYTNLENFSKLENGHNYNIEYQVQINDPNDISKKINKGTLISPSILDFKHEEIDPITFQTSQIDILCNGENTGSISIINPQGGNGGYTYSKDGTNFQDNKTFSSLAAGTYQITVKDIKGCTTKQADSLSAPLKPISIKGKTFPSSGPNIADGSIELNNISGGTPAYKIFLGTTEAPNLSQLIAGSYTIKIVDSNNCSKDTIIEVKQKITCITTKTDVKCNGGTDGIITLKIQGGTKNYNVTWKDSDNKPYTVTSTPITTTDNVIYNYIATGFKMGAYTYSISDNDTPVATYNGSAITIKQPTSSLEITSTITQPSPTILTDGQIQINPSGGVLQGGSDIYSYLLSKTDEPKFDNIARTNPITALSNGTYLITVTSSSGCPITSDPITLQALNVKIKITKPIKCIGDSGTLEAVAEGGTRNYNYSWYKDGSSTIVGTSKILTGIDVTKGNYKVEVFDGDYTINDTKDLLKSTNPAIVINPFTITPVKCSNGIDGAIEITVSGGTPGYTYKWSNSDTTKDLSGLIAGTYSVTVTDAIGCTNTSSDIEITQPLAITLPQESISPVLINGQSTGAITFAQEPTGGNGGYTYNWTSSTDTSFTPKTIKNISGLKAGFYTLEIKDSNQCSVSKTFEITESPLLQISIKESSAIKCNGNFNGELQAVVSGGVATYNYQWFKNGLAFGDNSFEQKGLEFGDYKVIVTDFVGATKTATIFTLKQPNLLTVTATSQTNVLCHHASTGTIGITINGGTAPYTQQWTKDVVNYSTNKNLIDLGAGTYQVIVTDAVGHNCTATLLNPIIITQPTAPLAINDLVIKNLTGFETLNGSIKVAITGGTSPYKYSFGSQSNVSIVGSELLLDNLPIGSYTLTITDANGCSTSNNYSITQPDKLLITDISQTPSSTIKCYGDKFGILEATITGGVLPYTYNWHNVLTPTITASTINPSETLIAGTYELKVTDANGNTFSLKSNPISEPLLLKINSTPKNVSCKNGNDGSITISTSGGTGVPTINWSTGENATTINNLFAGSYSVTITDQNQCQTSETITITEPDILYVSKITKNPPSALGLQDGSIEIQVTGGTPNYNYLWYNGSKDLIYSDLNQPSNTSINNIYAGQYFVTVKDANGCAIIEKDLDKIDPLVLSINQINIVKCNGDATASIKASASGGTPIYYYKWYKTTDPLNAVGLAETLINANAGTYYVVLSDSFGLTKQSENITITEPTPLTNTLTSQYTRCGDAKDWTITTAPTGGTAPYSYLWNTGVRTANLQDVTPGSYSVLVTDNHGCTITKSITITAPPHLATAETITKPTCFEGSDATIVLTSSGGQGPYTYLWNTGEQSNVLRNASAKGYSVAVTDFKGCVIDKTYTIENPPKDVINLGDDVTLCFDQSLTINSTIADDKAKYSWISTKGFTSDKPIITVSEAADYTLVVTNKLGCKATDKLKISKQDTAISAEFAVSSQVFMNEKFIIVDISNPIADSIEWILPPEATVVSKNKDFAELSFSKVGEYELTLNTKKENCTATQTKKIVVVEGEYINPDNTDLKKKFDLKIYPNPSHGIFTVDVTLDKVMPAHIKVFNLTNNMIIDSKYEEGKDTYKFNFSLNGLTAGVYFVLVESQQGNQLRKIIIE; encoded by the coding sequence ATGAGGAAGATATTTTTGTTAATGATTCTAATTTTAGCCATAAAAGGATATGGACAAACATATACGTTAAATTTACATGTTTATGTGACAAAAGGGGATGCTTCTGTTAATTCAAATGTTGGAGGTAATGTCTATACTTTTACCAACCCAAACAATTATGGAAGTCAGGACTATCCCAATTTAACAACTATTAAAGGTAATTCTTTTACGTTCAGCCTTACTACTAACTCAGGATCATGCTCACAAAATTTGAGTGTAACAAAATCATTATTGGAATTATTAAGGGATAATTTCACATTACAATCCTGTTCGACTGGAAGTGGTTATGCTGGGAATTTTTACCCTTATAGCCTTATTCCAAATGGAATAACAATTAAAAATAGAAATTCAACAACTGAAGTATGTTCTGGAGAGCAATTAGAATTAGATGCAAATAGCACAAATATTTTTCCAAGCGAAGTTTACCACTGGCAATATTCCTTAGACAATAAGACATATTGGTATGATGTTCCTGCTACAAAAAACAACAGTCCTTCGACTAAATTTAGTATTAATGATTTTCTAGGGAGTAATATTCACAACTATTTTGACAAAATTATTTATTTCCGGTTGGGTTATGGTCAAAACAAACAGTTTACAACTCCATTAGGAATAACTTTTAAACCCTGTGCCCCAATTATTACTAAAATTATTTATGAAAAACCACAATGTCAAGGAGATCCAATAACCAAACTTAATATTGTTTTTGATAGAAAATTAGATGATACAAAAGGGGAAATTTTATCACTCATTTCAGTAAAAAACACTATTAGCAATCCCTTACCTATTAATACAACTGCTCTGATGCAGGTTATTGACCAAACCTATCCAGAGAATACTAATACATATGTATATACTAACTTAGAAAACTTTTCAAAATTAGAAAATGGGCATAATTACAATATAGAATATCAAGTACAAATTAATGATCCAAATGACATTTCAAAAAAAATAAATAAAGGAACATTAATATCACCCTCAATTCTAGATTTTAAACACGAAGAAATAGACCCAATAACCTTTCAAACTTCACAAATTGATATTTTATGTAATGGAGAGAATACAGGAAGTATTTCTATAATAAACCCACAAGGAGGTAATGGTGGTTACACATACAGCAAAGACGGAACAAACTTCCAAGACAACAAAACTTTTTCAAGTCTAGCAGCTGGAACTTATCAAATAACAGTAAAAGACATAAAAGGATGTACAACTAAGCAAGCAGATTCATTAAGTGCTCCTCTTAAACCCATATCAATAAAAGGAAAAACTTTTCCTTCATCAGGCCCTAATATTGCCGACGGCTCTATAGAACTTAATAATATATCAGGGGGTACACCTGCTTATAAAATATTTTTGGGCACCACTGAAGCGCCAAACTTAAGCCAACTTATTGCAGGTTCTTATACAATAAAAATAGTTGACAGTAATAATTGCTCAAAAGATACAATAATAGAAGTCAAACAAAAAATAACTTGCATTACAACTAAAACAGATGTAAAATGCAACGGAGGTACTGATGGAATTATAACATTAAAAATACAAGGAGGTACTAAAAATTACAATGTGACTTGGAAAGATAGCGACAATAAACCTTATACAGTAACCTCAACTCCAATTACAACTACAGACAACGTTATCTATAACTATATCGCAACAGGTTTTAAGATGGGTGCATACACTTATTCCATTTCAGACAACGACACTCCAGTAGCCACATATAATGGCAGTGCTATTACAATTAAACAACCAACTTCGTCTTTAGAAATCACATCAACTATTACTCAACCCTCCCCAACAATCCTTACAGACGGGCAAATTCAGATTAATCCAAGTGGAGGTGTACTTCAAGGTGGCTCTGATATTTATTCTTATTTATTATCAAAAACAGATGAACCAAAATTTGATAACATAGCAAGAACTAACCCGATTACAGCATTAAGTAACGGTACTTATCTGATTACAGTTACCTCTTCTTCTGGATGTCCTATTACAAGTGATCCAATTACTTTACAAGCATTAAATGTAAAAATAAAAATAACTAAACCTATAAAATGCATTGGAGATTCGGGAACTTTAGAAGCAGTGGCTGAAGGTGGAACTAGAAATTACAATTATAGTTGGTATAAAGATGGTTCTTCAACAATAGTTGGAACTAGTAAAATCCTGACAGGAATTGATGTTACGAAAGGTAACTATAAAGTAGAAGTATTCGATGGAGACTATACGATAAATGATACTAAAGATTTACTTAAATCAACTAATCCAGCAATTGTGATTAATCCTTTTACAATTACACCTGTAAAATGTAGTAATGGAATAGATGGAGCAATAGAAATAACTGTTTCTGGTGGAACACCTGGATACACTTATAAATGGAGTAATTCAGATACAACAAAAGATCTTTCAGGATTAATCGCAGGAACATATTCTGTTACAGTAACAGACGCTATTGGTTGCACAAACACCTCATCCGATATTGAAATAACTCAACCTTTAGCCATTACCCTCCCTCAAGAATCAATCTCTCCTGTCTTAATCAACGGTCAAAGTACGGGAGCTATAACTTTTGCACAAGAACCAACAGGAGGTAATGGTGGCTATACCTATAATTGGACTTCAAGTACTGATACCTCTTTTACTCCAAAAACCATAAAAAATATTTCAGGGTTAAAAGCAGGTTTTTATACTCTTGAAATAAAAGATAGTAATCAATGTTCTGTTTCCAAAACTTTCGAAATAACAGAATCACCTTTGTTACAAATCAGTATAAAAGAATCTTCTGCTATAAAATGTAATGGAAATTTCAATGGTGAACTGCAGGCGGTAGTTAGTGGTGGTGTTGCTACCTACAATTATCAATGGTTCAAAAATGGATTAGCTTTTGGTGACAACTCATTTGAACAAAAAGGACTGGAATTTGGAGATTATAAGGTCATAGTAACCGATTTTGTTGGTGCCACAAAAACAGCAACTATATTTACTTTAAAACAACCTAATTTATTAACTGTAACCGCTACATCACAAACCAATGTTTTATGCCATCACGCTAGTACAGGTACTATTGGAATCACTATAAACGGAGGAACTGCGCCATATACACAACAATGGACAAAAGACGTTGTAAATTATTCAACTAATAAAAATTTAATTGACCTAGGTGCTGGCACCTATCAAGTTATTGTTACAGATGCCGTTGGTCATAATTGTACTGCAACACTGCTAAACCCTATAATTATTACCCAACCTACTGCTCCTTTAGCAATAAATGATTTAGTCATAAAAAACCTAACTGGTTTTGAAACCTTAAACGGTAGTATTAAAGTAGCAATAACAGGTGGAACGAGCCCATATAAATATAGCTTTGGTAGCCAATCCAATGTTTCTATTGTTGGAAGTGAATTACTATTAGACAATCTCCCAATAGGTTCTTATACACTGACGATTACAGATGCAAATGGTTGTTCAACTTCTAATAACTACAGTATTACTCAACCCGACAAATTATTAATTACGGATATTTCTCAAACTCCAAGCTCAACCATTAAGTGTTATGGAGATAAATTTGGAATATTAGAGGCGACTATAACGGGTGGTGTGCTTCCTTACACTTACAATTGGCACAATGTTCTTACGCCAACCATTACCGCATCTACTATCAATCCATCCGAAACATTGATAGCAGGAACTTATGAATTGAAAGTGACAGATGCAAATGGTAATACTTTCTCTTTGAAAAGCAATCCAATCAGTGAACCACTTCTTTTGAAAATTAATTCTACCCCGAAAAATGTTTCCTGCAAAAACGGAAATGATGGTTCCATAACGATTTCAACTTCAGGCGGAACAGGCGTACCAACCATAAACTGGAGCACAGGAGAGAACGCTACTACCATAAATAATCTTTTTGCTGGAAGTTATTCAGTAACCATTACTGACCAAAATCAATGTCAAACTTCTGAAACTATAACAATCACAGAACCTGACATTTTATACGTGAGTAAAATAACCAAAAATCCTCCTTCCGCTTTAGGATTACAGGATGGTAGTATCGAAATCCAAGTAACGGGCGGTACTCCAAATTATAATTATTTATGGTACAATGGCAGTAAAGATTTAATCTATTCGGATCTAAACCAACCGTCTAACACGAGCATCAATAATATTTATGCAGGGCAATACTTCGTTACAGTAAAAGATGCCAATGGCTGTGCTATTATCGAAAAAGATTTAGACAAAATCGACCCCTTGGTTCTTTCTATAAATCAAATCAACATAGTAAAATGTAATGGAGATGCTACAGCCAGTATCAAAGCTTCTGCTTCGGGCGGGACTCCAATTTATTATTACAAATGGTATAAAACAACCGACCCATTAAACGCTGTTGGACTAGCCGAAACTTTGATAAATGCAAACGCAGGCACCTATTATGTAGTGCTTTCGGATTCTTTTGGATTGACAAAACAAAGCGAAAACATTACAATTACTGAGCCTACGCCATTAACTAACACTTTGACATCACAATACACACGTTGTGGAGATGCTAAGGATTGGACAATTACAACTGCGCCAACTGGAGGAACAGCACCCTACTCCTATTTGTGGAATACAGGTGTGCGAACAGCAAATTTACAGGATGTTACACCGGGGAGTTATTCAGTATTGGTAACCGATAATCACGGATGTACCATAACGAAAAGCATCACAATCACTGCTCCACCTCATTTGGCTACAGCCGAAACCATTACAAAACCAACTTGTTTTGAAGGATCGGATGCTACAATTGTACTAACCTCATCCGGAGGACAAGGCCCTTATACTTATTTATGGAATACTGGTGAGCAATCGAATGTTTTGAGAAATGCTTCCGCAAAAGGGTATTCCGTTGCTGTAACCGATTTCAAAGGTTGTGTGATTGACAAAACCTATACCATCGAAAACCCACCAAAAGACGTTATTAATCTAGGTGATGATGTTACTCTTTGTTTCGACCAATCACTAACAATTAATTCGACTATTGCCGATGATAAAGCCAAATATTCTTGGATATCGACAAAAGGTTTTACAAGTGACAAACCCATTATTACTGTTTCGGAAGCGGCTGATTATACGCTTGTTGTAACGAATAAATTAGGTTGTAAAGCCACCGATAAATTAAAAATATCCAAGCAAGACACCGCAATTAGCGCTGAATTTGCGGTTTCTTCACAAGTTTTTATGAACGAAAAATTCATTATTGTAGATATTAGTAATCCTATTGCCGACAGTATCGAATGGATCTTACCACCCGAAGCTACAGTAGTTTCAAAAAACAAAGATTTTGCCGAATTGAGTTTTAGCAAAGTAGGAGAATACGAACTAACATTAAACACCAAAAAAGAAAACTGTACGGCTACCCAAACCAAAAAAATTGTAGTAGTCGAAGGCGAGTACATAAATCCAGACAATACTGATTTAAAGAAAAAATTTGATCTAAAGATTTATCCAAATCCTTCACACGGAATTTTTACAGTTGATGTGACCCTTGATAAAGTAATGCCGGCTCACATCAAAGTCTTTAATTTGACCAATAATATGATAATCGACTCTAAATATGAAGAAGGAAAAGACACTTATAAATTCAACTTTAGTTTGAACGGACTAACAGCTGGTGTTTATTTTGTTTTAGTAGAGTCACAACAAGGAAATCAGCTAAGAAAAATAATTATCGAATAG